From the genome of Mugil cephalus isolate CIBA_MC_2020 chromosome 2, CIBA_Mcephalus_1.1, whole genome shotgun sequence, one region includes:
- the rbm47 gene encoding RNA-binding protein 47 isoform X2, translating into MTAEDPASSATMSNNAAPAKPCKPSGASHHSLHGQMNMPEGVAGAPNEAALMSLMERTGYTMVQENGQRKYGPPPGWNGPSPPRGCEIFVGKIPRDVYEDELVPVFESVGRIYEMRLMMDFDGKNRGYAFVMYTEKHEAKKAVRELNNYEVRPGRLLGVCSSVDNCRLFIGGIPKTKKREEILEEVSKVTEGVLDVIVYASAADKMKNRGFAFVEYESHRAAAMARRKLMPGRIQLWGHQIAVDWAEPEIDVDEDVMETVKILYVRNLMMETSEETIRQVFSQWNPGCVERVKKIRDYAFVHFTSRDDAVLAMDHLNGTEVEGSCIEVTLAKPVDKEQYSRQKASKGGATATPEATPQNYVYQCDPYTLAYYGYPYSTLVGPNRDYFVKGSPMIQNNGTVRGRGRAASGNRTPGPRGSYLGGYSAGRGIYSRYHEGKTKQPEKPYELMNSLELAASVNPVGIKPGTMALPTLGGQYPVFSPAPTAKLMEEGKVHTVEHLMNPLAMQHPEHTTATAAGTVLPAVSTPPPFQGRPITPVYAMAHNVQRIPTAGGLYGAGYVPIPNYAANTAALAALQKNAAVAAAAYGGYAGYAVPQAFPATAFQLPIHDVYQTY; encoded by the exons ATGACAGCCGAAGATCCTGCTTCCTCCGCGACCATGAGCAATAACGCAGCACCCGCCAAACCCTGCAAACCTTCTGGTGCCTCCCACCACTCTCTCCATGGACAGATGAACATGCCCGAGGGTGTTGCAGGTGCTCCCAATGAGGCTGCACTGATGTCCCTGATGGAGCGTACTGGCTACACTATGGTCCAAGAAAATGGTCAGCGTAAATACGGCCCCCCTCCTGGTTGGAACGGTCCTTCTCCTCCTCGAGGATGTGAAATCTTTGTCGGCAAGATCCCACGGGACGTTTATGAGGACGAGCTGGTGCCAGTGTTCGAGTCCGTTGGACGCATCTATGAGATGCGCCTGATGATGGACTTTGATGGGAAGAACCGAGGGTACGCATTTGTGATGTACACAGAGAAACACGAGGCCAAGAAGGCCGTGCGGGAGCTCAATAATTATGAAGTGCGGCCTGGGCGACTGCTTGGGGTATGCTCCTCTGTGGACAACTGCCGCCTTTTCATTGGCGGCATTCCCAAGACCAAGAAGCGTGAGGAGATCCTGGAGGAGGTCTCCAAGGTGACAGAGGGCGTATTAGATGTGATAGTTTATGCCAGTGCTGCAGATAAGATGAAGAACCGCGGCTTTGCCTTCGTAGAGTACGAGTCACATCGTGCGGCCGCCATGGCTCGCAGAAAGCTGATGCCTGGACGCATTCAGCTGTGGGGCCACCAGATCGCGGTGGACTGGGCCGAGCCAGAGATTGATGTAGATGAAGATGTGATGGAAACGGTGAAGATACTCTATGTCAGGAATCTAATGATGGAGACCAGCGAGGAGACAATAAGACAG GTTTTCAGTCAGTGGAACCCAGGATGTGTAGAGCGTGTGAAGAAAATCCGTGATTACGCATTTGTTCACTTTACCTCCCGCGATGACGCTGTTCTGGCTATGGACCACCTCAACGGCACAGAGGTAGAAGGGTCCTGCATCGAGGTCACTCTTGCCAAGCCGGTTGATAAAGAGCAGTACTCACGCCAGAAGGCCTCAAAGGGAGGAGCCACGGCCACCCCAGAGGCGACTCCTCAGAACTACGTTTACCAGTGTGATCCCTACACATTGGCTTACTACGGTTATCCCTACAGCACCCTCGTTGGACCCAACAGGGACTACTTCGTAAAAG GATCCCCAATGATACAGAACAATG GTACTGTGCGAGGTCGTGGTCGTGCTGCTTCAGGTAATCGTACCCCTGGACCACGGGGGTCGTACCTCGGAGGTTACTCTGCCGGTCGTGGCATCTACAGCCGCTACCATGAGGGCAAGACCAAGCAGCCCGAAAAGCCCTATGAGCTGATGAACAGTCTGGAGCTTGCTGCTTCCGTCAACCCAGTTGGCATCAAACCTGGCACAA TGGCGTTGCCGACGCTGGGCGGGCAGTACCCAGTGTTCAGCCCCGCTCCCACAGCCAAGCTGATGGAGGAGGGGAAGGTGCACACGGTGGAACACCTCATGAACCCTCTGGCCATGCAACACCCCGAACACAccactgctactgctgctggcaCCGTCCTGCCTGCGGTCTCCACCCCTCCGCCCTTCCAG GGCCGTCCAATCACTCCCGTCTACGCCATGGCTCATAACGTCCAGCGCATCCCAACAGCCGGTGGCCTGTATGGAGCCGGGTACGTCCCCATACCAAACTACGCGGCCAACACGGCAGCTCTGGCTGCCCTGCAGAAAAACGCGGCCGTGGCGGCTGCAGCGTACGGAGGTTACGCCGGCTACGCTGTGCCGCAGGCCTTCCCTGCCACGGCCTTCCAGCTGCCCATCCACGACGTCTACCAGACATACTGA
- the rbm47 gene encoding RNA-binding protein 47 isoform X3, producing MTAEDPASSATMSNNAAPAKPCKPSGASHHSLHGQMNMPEGVAGAPNEAALMSLMERTGYTMVQENGQRKYGPPPGWNGPSPPRGCEIFVGKIPRDVYEDELVPVFESVGRIYEMRLMMDFDGKNRGYAFVMYTEKHEAKKAVRELNNYEVRPGRLLGVCSSVDNCRLFIGGIPKTKKREEILEEVSKVTEGVLDVIVYASAADKMKNRGFAFVEYESHRAAAMARRKLMPGRIQLWGHQIAVDWAEPEIDVDEDVMETVKILYVRNLMMETSEETIRQVFSQWNPGCVERVKKIRDYAFVHFTSRDDAVLAMDHLNGTEVEGSCIEVTLAKPVDKEQYSRQKASKGGATATPEATPQNYVYQCDPYTLAYYGYPYSTLVGPNRDYFVKAGTVRGRGRAASGNRTPGPRGSYLGGYSAGRGIYSRYHEGKTKQPEKPYELMNSLELAASVNPVGIKPGTMALPTLGGQYPVFSPAPTAKLMEEGKVHTVEHLMNPLAMQHPEHTTATAAGTVLPAVSTPPPFQGRPITPVYAMAHNVQRIPTAGGLYGAGYVPIPNYAANTAALAALQKNAAVAAAAYGGYAGYAVPQAFPATAFQLPIHDVYQTY from the exons ATGACAGCCGAAGATCCTGCTTCCTCCGCGACCATGAGCAATAACGCAGCACCCGCCAAACCCTGCAAACCTTCTGGTGCCTCCCACCACTCTCTCCATGGACAGATGAACATGCCCGAGGGTGTTGCAGGTGCTCCCAATGAGGCTGCACTGATGTCCCTGATGGAGCGTACTGGCTACACTATGGTCCAAGAAAATGGTCAGCGTAAATACGGCCCCCCTCCTGGTTGGAACGGTCCTTCTCCTCCTCGAGGATGTGAAATCTTTGTCGGCAAGATCCCACGGGACGTTTATGAGGACGAGCTGGTGCCAGTGTTCGAGTCCGTTGGACGCATCTATGAGATGCGCCTGATGATGGACTTTGATGGGAAGAACCGAGGGTACGCATTTGTGATGTACACAGAGAAACACGAGGCCAAGAAGGCCGTGCGGGAGCTCAATAATTATGAAGTGCGGCCTGGGCGACTGCTTGGGGTATGCTCCTCTGTGGACAACTGCCGCCTTTTCATTGGCGGCATTCCCAAGACCAAGAAGCGTGAGGAGATCCTGGAGGAGGTCTCCAAGGTGACAGAGGGCGTATTAGATGTGATAGTTTATGCCAGTGCTGCAGATAAGATGAAGAACCGCGGCTTTGCCTTCGTAGAGTACGAGTCACATCGTGCGGCCGCCATGGCTCGCAGAAAGCTGATGCCTGGACGCATTCAGCTGTGGGGCCACCAGATCGCGGTGGACTGGGCCGAGCCAGAGATTGATGTAGATGAAGATGTGATGGAAACGGTGAAGATACTCTATGTCAGGAATCTAATGATGGAGACCAGCGAGGAGACAATAAGACAG GTTTTCAGTCAGTGGAACCCAGGATGTGTAGAGCGTGTGAAGAAAATCCGTGATTACGCATTTGTTCACTTTACCTCCCGCGATGACGCTGTTCTGGCTATGGACCACCTCAACGGCACAGAGGTAGAAGGGTCCTGCATCGAGGTCACTCTTGCCAAGCCGGTTGATAAAGAGCAGTACTCACGCCAGAAGGCCTCAAAGGGAGGAGCCACGGCCACCCCAGAGGCGACTCCTCAGAACTACGTTTACCAGTGTGATCCCTACACATTGGCTTACTACGGTTATCCCTACAGCACCCTCGTTGGACCCAACAGGGACTACTTCGTAAAAG CAGGTACTGTGCGAGGTCGTGGTCGTGCTGCTTCAGGTAATCGTACCCCTGGACCACGGGGGTCGTACCTCGGAGGTTACTCTGCCGGTCGTGGCATCTACAGCCGCTACCATGAGGGCAAGACCAAGCAGCCCGAAAAGCCCTATGAGCTGATGAACAGTCTGGAGCTTGCTGCTTCCGTCAACCCAGTTGGCATCAAACCTGGCACAA TGGCGTTGCCGACGCTGGGCGGGCAGTACCCAGTGTTCAGCCCCGCTCCCACAGCCAAGCTGATGGAGGAGGGGAAGGTGCACACGGTGGAACACCTCATGAACCCTCTGGCCATGCAACACCCCGAACACAccactgctactgctgctggcaCCGTCCTGCCTGCGGTCTCCACCCCTCCGCCCTTCCAG GGCCGTCCAATCACTCCCGTCTACGCCATGGCTCATAACGTCCAGCGCATCCCAACAGCCGGTGGCCTGTATGGAGCCGGGTACGTCCCCATACCAAACTACGCGGCCAACACGGCAGCTCTGGCTGCCCTGCAGAAAAACGCGGCCGTGGCGGCTGCAGCGTACGGAGGTTACGCCGGCTACGCTGTGCCGCAGGCCTTCCCTGCCACGGCCTTCCAGCTGCCCATCCACGACGTCTACCAGACATACTGA
- the rbm47 gene encoding RNA-binding protein 47 isoform X6, translating into MTAEDPASSATMSNNAAPAKPCKPSGASHHSLHGQMNMPEGVAGAPNEAALMSLMERTGYTMVQENGQRKYGPPPGWNGPSPPRGCEIFVGKIPRDVYEDELVPVFESVGRIYEMRLMMDFDGKNRGYAFVMYTEKHEAKKAVRELNNYEVRPGRLLGVCSSVDNCRLFIGGIPKTKKREEILEEVSKVTEGVLDVIVYASAADKMKNRGFAFVEYESHRAAAMARRKLMPGRIQLWGHQIAVDWAEPEIDVDEDVMETVKILYVRNLMMETSEETIRQVFSQWNPGCVERVKKIRDYAFVHFTSRDDAVLAMDHLNGTEVEGSCIEVTLAKPVDKEQYSRQKASKGGATATPEATPQNYVYQCDPYTLAYYGYPYSTLVGPNRDYFVKVALPTLGGQYPVFSPAPTAKLMEEGKVHTVEHLMNPLAMQHPEHTTATAAGTVLPAVSTPPPFQGRPITPVYAMAHNVQRIPTAGGLYGAGYVPIPNYAANTAALAALQKNAAVAAAAYGGYAGYAVPQAFPATAFQLPIHDVYQTY; encoded by the exons ATGACAGCCGAAGATCCTGCTTCCTCCGCGACCATGAGCAATAACGCAGCACCCGCCAAACCCTGCAAACCTTCTGGTGCCTCCCACCACTCTCTCCATGGACAGATGAACATGCCCGAGGGTGTTGCAGGTGCTCCCAATGAGGCTGCACTGATGTCCCTGATGGAGCGTACTGGCTACACTATGGTCCAAGAAAATGGTCAGCGTAAATACGGCCCCCCTCCTGGTTGGAACGGTCCTTCTCCTCCTCGAGGATGTGAAATCTTTGTCGGCAAGATCCCACGGGACGTTTATGAGGACGAGCTGGTGCCAGTGTTCGAGTCCGTTGGACGCATCTATGAGATGCGCCTGATGATGGACTTTGATGGGAAGAACCGAGGGTACGCATTTGTGATGTACACAGAGAAACACGAGGCCAAGAAGGCCGTGCGGGAGCTCAATAATTATGAAGTGCGGCCTGGGCGACTGCTTGGGGTATGCTCCTCTGTGGACAACTGCCGCCTTTTCATTGGCGGCATTCCCAAGACCAAGAAGCGTGAGGAGATCCTGGAGGAGGTCTCCAAGGTGACAGAGGGCGTATTAGATGTGATAGTTTATGCCAGTGCTGCAGATAAGATGAAGAACCGCGGCTTTGCCTTCGTAGAGTACGAGTCACATCGTGCGGCCGCCATGGCTCGCAGAAAGCTGATGCCTGGACGCATTCAGCTGTGGGGCCACCAGATCGCGGTGGACTGGGCCGAGCCAGAGATTGATGTAGATGAAGATGTGATGGAAACGGTGAAGATACTCTATGTCAGGAATCTAATGATGGAGACCAGCGAGGAGACAATAAGACAG GTTTTCAGTCAGTGGAACCCAGGATGTGTAGAGCGTGTGAAGAAAATCCGTGATTACGCATTTGTTCACTTTACCTCCCGCGATGACGCTGTTCTGGCTATGGACCACCTCAACGGCACAGAGGTAGAAGGGTCCTGCATCGAGGTCACTCTTGCCAAGCCGGTTGATAAAGAGCAGTACTCACGCCAGAAGGCCTCAAAGGGAGGAGCCACGGCCACCCCAGAGGCGACTCCTCAGAACTACGTTTACCAGTGTGATCCCTACACATTGGCTTACTACGGTTATCCCTACAGCACCCTCGTTGGACCCAACAGGGACTACTTCGTAAAAG TGGCGTTGCCGACGCTGGGCGGGCAGTACCCAGTGTTCAGCCCCGCTCCCACAGCCAAGCTGATGGAGGAGGGGAAGGTGCACACGGTGGAACACCTCATGAACCCTCTGGCCATGCAACACCCCGAACACAccactgctactgctgctggcaCCGTCCTGCCTGCGGTCTCCACCCCTCCGCCCTTCCAG GGCCGTCCAATCACTCCCGTCTACGCCATGGCTCATAACGTCCAGCGCATCCCAACAGCCGGTGGCCTGTATGGAGCCGGGTACGTCCCCATACCAAACTACGCGGCCAACACGGCAGCTCTGGCTGCCCTGCAGAAAAACGCGGCCGTGGCGGCTGCAGCGTACGGAGGTTACGCCGGCTACGCTGTGCCGCAGGCCTTCCCTGCCACGGCCTTCCAGCTGCCCATCCACGACGTCTACCAGACATACTGA
- the rbm47 gene encoding RNA-binding protein 47 isoform X5, which produces MTAEDPASSATMSNNAAPAKPCKPSGASHHSLHGQMNMPEGVAGAPNEAALMSLMERTGYTMVQENGQRKYGPPPGWNGPSPPRGCEIFVGKIPRDVYEDELVPVFESVGRIYEMRLMMDFDGKNRGYAFVMYTEKHEAKKAVRELNNYEVRPGRLLGVCSSVDNCRLFIGGIPKTKKREEILEEVSKVTEGVLDVIVYASAADKMKNRGFAFVEYESHRAAAMARRKLMPGRIQLWGHQIAVDWAEPEIDVDEDVMETVKILYVRNLMMETSEETIRQVFSQWNPGCVERVKKIRDYAFVHFTSRDDAVLAMDHLNGTEVEGSCIEVTLAKPVDKEQYSRQKASKGGATATPEATPQNYVYQCDPYTLAYYGYPYSTLVGPNRDYFVKGSPMIQNNVALPTLGGQYPVFSPAPTAKLMEEGKVHTVEHLMNPLAMQHPEHTTATAAGTVLPAVSTPPPFQGRPITPVYAMAHNVQRIPTAGGLYGAGYVPIPNYAANTAALAALQKNAAVAAAAYGGYAGYAVPQAFPATAFQLPIHDVYQTY; this is translated from the exons ATGACAGCCGAAGATCCTGCTTCCTCCGCGACCATGAGCAATAACGCAGCACCCGCCAAACCCTGCAAACCTTCTGGTGCCTCCCACCACTCTCTCCATGGACAGATGAACATGCCCGAGGGTGTTGCAGGTGCTCCCAATGAGGCTGCACTGATGTCCCTGATGGAGCGTACTGGCTACACTATGGTCCAAGAAAATGGTCAGCGTAAATACGGCCCCCCTCCTGGTTGGAACGGTCCTTCTCCTCCTCGAGGATGTGAAATCTTTGTCGGCAAGATCCCACGGGACGTTTATGAGGACGAGCTGGTGCCAGTGTTCGAGTCCGTTGGACGCATCTATGAGATGCGCCTGATGATGGACTTTGATGGGAAGAACCGAGGGTACGCATTTGTGATGTACACAGAGAAACACGAGGCCAAGAAGGCCGTGCGGGAGCTCAATAATTATGAAGTGCGGCCTGGGCGACTGCTTGGGGTATGCTCCTCTGTGGACAACTGCCGCCTTTTCATTGGCGGCATTCCCAAGACCAAGAAGCGTGAGGAGATCCTGGAGGAGGTCTCCAAGGTGACAGAGGGCGTATTAGATGTGATAGTTTATGCCAGTGCTGCAGATAAGATGAAGAACCGCGGCTTTGCCTTCGTAGAGTACGAGTCACATCGTGCGGCCGCCATGGCTCGCAGAAAGCTGATGCCTGGACGCATTCAGCTGTGGGGCCACCAGATCGCGGTGGACTGGGCCGAGCCAGAGATTGATGTAGATGAAGATGTGATGGAAACGGTGAAGATACTCTATGTCAGGAATCTAATGATGGAGACCAGCGAGGAGACAATAAGACAG GTTTTCAGTCAGTGGAACCCAGGATGTGTAGAGCGTGTGAAGAAAATCCGTGATTACGCATTTGTTCACTTTACCTCCCGCGATGACGCTGTTCTGGCTATGGACCACCTCAACGGCACAGAGGTAGAAGGGTCCTGCATCGAGGTCACTCTTGCCAAGCCGGTTGATAAAGAGCAGTACTCACGCCAGAAGGCCTCAAAGGGAGGAGCCACGGCCACCCCAGAGGCGACTCCTCAGAACTACGTTTACCAGTGTGATCCCTACACATTGGCTTACTACGGTTATCCCTACAGCACCCTCGTTGGACCCAACAGGGACTACTTCGTAAAAG GATCCCCAATGATACAGAACAATG TGGCGTTGCCGACGCTGGGCGGGCAGTACCCAGTGTTCAGCCCCGCTCCCACAGCCAAGCTGATGGAGGAGGGGAAGGTGCACACGGTGGAACACCTCATGAACCCTCTGGCCATGCAACACCCCGAACACAccactgctactgctgctggcaCCGTCCTGCCTGCGGTCTCCACCCCTCCGCCCTTCCAG GGCCGTCCAATCACTCCCGTCTACGCCATGGCTCATAACGTCCAGCGCATCCCAACAGCCGGTGGCCTGTATGGAGCCGGGTACGTCCCCATACCAAACTACGCGGCCAACACGGCAGCTCTGGCTGCCCTGCAGAAAAACGCGGCCGTGGCGGCTGCAGCGTACGGAGGTTACGCCGGCTACGCTGTGCCGCAGGCCTTCCCTGCCACGGCCTTCCAGCTGCCCATCCACGACGTCTACCAGACATACTGA
- the rbm47 gene encoding RNA-binding protein 47 isoform X4, protein MTAEDPASSATMSNNAAPAKPCKPSGASHHSLHGQMNMPEGVAGAPNEAALMSLMERTGYTMVQENGQRKYGPPPGWNGPSPPRGCEIFVGKIPRDVYEDELVPVFESVGRIYEMRLMMDFDGKNRGYAFVMYTEKHEAKKAVRELNNYEVRPGRLLGVCSSVDNCRLFIGGIPKTKKREEILEEVSKVTEGVLDVIVYASAADKMKNRGFAFVEYESHRAAAMARRKLMPGRIQLWGHQIAVDWAEPEIDVDEDVMETVKILYVRNLMMETSEETIRQVFSQWNPGCVERVKKIRDYAFVHFTSRDDAVLAMDHLNGTEVEGSCIEVTLAKPVDKEQYSRQKASKGGATATPEATPQNYVYQCDPYTLAYYGYPYSTLVGPNRDYFVKGTVRGRGRAASGNRTPGPRGSYLGGYSAGRGIYSRYHEGKTKQPEKPYELMNSLELAASVNPVGIKPGTMALPTLGGQYPVFSPAPTAKLMEEGKVHTVEHLMNPLAMQHPEHTTATAAGTVLPAVSTPPPFQGRPITPVYAMAHNVQRIPTAGGLYGAGYVPIPNYAANTAALAALQKNAAVAAAAYGGYAGYAVPQAFPATAFQLPIHDVYQTY, encoded by the exons ATGACAGCCGAAGATCCTGCTTCCTCCGCGACCATGAGCAATAACGCAGCACCCGCCAAACCCTGCAAACCTTCTGGTGCCTCCCACCACTCTCTCCATGGACAGATGAACATGCCCGAGGGTGTTGCAGGTGCTCCCAATGAGGCTGCACTGATGTCCCTGATGGAGCGTACTGGCTACACTATGGTCCAAGAAAATGGTCAGCGTAAATACGGCCCCCCTCCTGGTTGGAACGGTCCTTCTCCTCCTCGAGGATGTGAAATCTTTGTCGGCAAGATCCCACGGGACGTTTATGAGGACGAGCTGGTGCCAGTGTTCGAGTCCGTTGGACGCATCTATGAGATGCGCCTGATGATGGACTTTGATGGGAAGAACCGAGGGTACGCATTTGTGATGTACACAGAGAAACACGAGGCCAAGAAGGCCGTGCGGGAGCTCAATAATTATGAAGTGCGGCCTGGGCGACTGCTTGGGGTATGCTCCTCTGTGGACAACTGCCGCCTTTTCATTGGCGGCATTCCCAAGACCAAGAAGCGTGAGGAGATCCTGGAGGAGGTCTCCAAGGTGACAGAGGGCGTATTAGATGTGATAGTTTATGCCAGTGCTGCAGATAAGATGAAGAACCGCGGCTTTGCCTTCGTAGAGTACGAGTCACATCGTGCGGCCGCCATGGCTCGCAGAAAGCTGATGCCTGGACGCATTCAGCTGTGGGGCCACCAGATCGCGGTGGACTGGGCCGAGCCAGAGATTGATGTAGATGAAGATGTGATGGAAACGGTGAAGATACTCTATGTCAGGAATCTAATGATGGAGACCAGCGAGGAGACAATAAGACAG GTTTTCAGTCAGTGGAACCCAGGATGTGTAGAGCGTGTGAAGAAAATCCGTGATTACGCATTTGTTCACTTTACCTCCCGCGATGACGCTGTTCTGGCTATGGACCACCTCAACGGCACAGAGGTAGAAGGGTCCTGCATCGAGGTCACTCTTGCCAAGCCGGTTGATAAAGAGCAGTACTCACGCCAGAAGGCCTCAAAGGGAGGAGCCACGGCCACCCCAGAGGCGACTCCTCAGAACTACGTTTACCAGTGTGATCCCTACACATTGGCTTACTACGGTTATCCCTACAGCACCCTCGTTGGACCCAACAGGGACTACTTCGTAAAAG GTACTGTGCGAGGTCGTGGTCGTGCTGCTTCAGGTAATCGTACCCCTGGACCACGGGGGTCGTACCTCGGAGGTTACTCTGCCGGTCGTGGCATCTACAGCCGCTACCATGAGGGCAAGACCAAGCAGCCCGAAAAGCCCTATGAGCTGATGAACAGTCTGGAGCTTGCTGCTTCCGTCAACCCAGTTGGCATCAAACCTGGCACAA TGGCGTTGCCGACGCTGGGCGGGCAGTACCCAGTGTTCAGCCCCGCTCCCACAGCCAAGCTGATGGAGGAGGGGAAGGTGCACACGGTGGAACACCTCATGAACCCTCTGGCCATGCAACACCCCGAACACAccactgctactgctgctggcaCCGTCCTGCCTGCGGTCTCCACCCCTCCGCCCTTCCAG GGCCGTCCAATCACTCCCGTCTACGCCATGGCTCATAACGTCCAGCGCATCCCAACAGCCGGTGGCCTGTATGGAGCCGGGTACGTCCCCATACCAAACTACGCGGCCAACACGGCAGCTCTGGCTGCCCTGCAGAAAAACGCGGCCGTGGCGGCTGCAGCGTACGGAGGTTACGCCGGCTACGCTGTGCCGCAGGCCTTCCCTGCCACGGCCTTCCAGCTGCCCATCCACGACGTCTACCAGACATACTGA
- the rbm47 gene encoding RNA-binding protein 47 isoform X1, translated as MTAEDPASSATMSNNAAPAKPCKPSGASHHSLHGQMNMPEGVAGAPNEAALMSLMERTGYTMVQENGQRKYGPPPGWNGPSPPRGCEIFVGKIPRDVYEDELVPVFESVGRIYEMRLMMDFDGKNRGYAFVMYTEKHEAKKAVRELNNYEVRPGRLLGVCSSVDNCRLFIGGIPKTKKREEILEEVSKVTEGVLDVIVYASAADKMKNRGFAFVEYESHRAAAMARRKLMPGRIQLWGHQIAVDWAEPEIDVDEDVMETVKILYVRNLMMETSEETIRQVFSQWNPGCVERVKKIRDYAFVHFTSRDDAVLAMDHLNGTEVEGSCIEVTLAKPVDKEQYSRQKASKGGATATPEATPQNYVYQCDPYTLAYYGYPYSTLVGPNRDYFVKGSPMIQNNAGTVRGRGRAASGNRTPGPRGSYLGGYSAGRGIYSRYHEGKTKQPEKPYELMNSLELAASVNPVGIKPGTMALPTLGGQYPVFSPAPTAKLMEEGKVHTVEHLMNPLAMQHPEHTTATAAGTVLPAVSTPPPFQGRPITPVYAMAHNVQRIPTAGGLYGAGYVPIPNYAANTAALAALQKNAAVAAAAYGGYAGYAVPQAFPATAFQLPIHDVYQTY; from the exons ATGACAGCCGAAGATCCTGCTTCCTCCGCGACCATGAGCAATAACGCAGCACCCGCCAAACCCTGCAAACCTTCTGGTGCCTCCCACCACTCTCTCCATGGACAGATGAACATGCCCGAGGGTGTTGCAGGTGCTCCCAATGAGGCTGCACTGATGTCCCTGATGGAGCGTACTGGCTACACTATGGTCCAAGAAAATGGTCAGCGTAAATACGGCCCCCCTCCTGGTTGGAACGGTCCTTCTCCTCCTCGAGGATGTGAAATCTTTGTCGGCAAGATCCCACGGGACGTTTATGAGGACGAGCTGGTGCCAGTGTTCGAGTCCGTTGGACGCATCTATGAGATGCGCCTGATGATGGACTTTGATGGGAAGAACCGAGGGTACGCATTTGTGATGTACACAGAGAAACACGAGGCCAAGAAGGCCGTGCGGGAGCTCAATAATTATGAAGTGCGGCCTGGGCGACTGCTTGGGGTATGCTCCTCTGTGGACAACTGCCGCCTTTTCATTGGCGGCATTCCCAAGACCAAGAAGCGTGAGGAGATCCTGGAGGAGGTCTCCAAGGTGACAGAGGGCGTATTAGATGTGATAGTTTATGCCAGTGCTGCAGATAAGATGAAGAACCGCGGCTTTGCCTTCGTAGAGTACGAGTCACATCGTGCGGCCGCCATGGCTCGCAGAAAGCTGATGCCTGGACGCATTCAGCTGTGGGGCCACCAGATCGCGGTGGACTGGGCCGAGCCAGAGATTGATGTAGATGAAGATGTGATGGAAACGGTGAAGATACTCTATGTCAGGAATCTAATGATGGAGACCAGCGAGGAGACAATAAGACAG GTTTTCAGTCAGTGGAACCCAGGATGTGTAGAGCGTGTGAAGAAAATCCGTGATTACGCATTTGTTCACTTTACCTCCCGCGATGACGCTGTTCTGGCTATGGACCACCTCAACGGCACAGAGGTAGAAGGGTCCTGCATCGAGGTCACTCTTGCCAAGCCGGTTGATAAAGAGCAGTACTCACGCCAGAAGGCCTCAAAGGGAGGAGCCACGGCCACCCCAGAGGCGACTCCTCAGAACTACGTTTACCAGTGTGATCCCTACACATTGGCTTACTACGGTTATCCCTACAGCACCCTCGTTGGACCCAACAGGGACTACTTCGTAAAAG GATCCCCAATGATACAGAACAATG CAGGTACTGTGCGAGGTCGTGGTCGTGCTGCTTCAGGTAATCGTACCCCTGGACCACGGGGGTCGTACCTCGGAGGTTACTCTGCCGGTCGTGGCATCTACAGCCGCTACCATGAGGGCAAGACCAAGCAGCCCGAAAAGCCCTATGAGCTGATGAACAGTCTGGAGCTTGCTGCTTCCGTCAACCCAGTTGGCATCAAACCTGGCACAA TGGCGTTGCCGACGCTGGGCGGGCAGTACCCAGTGTTCAGCCCCGCTCCCACAGCCAAGCTGATGGAGGAGGGGAAGGTGCACACGGTGGAACACCTCATGAACCCTCTGGCCATGCAACACCCCGAACACAccactgctactgctgctggcaCCGTCCTGCCTGCGGTCTCCACCCCTCCGCCCTTCCAG GGCCGTCCAATCACTCCCGTCTACGCCATGGCTCATAACGTCCAGCGCATCCCAACAGCCGGTGGCCTGTATGGAGCCGGGTACGTCCCCATACCAAACTACGCGGCCAACACGGCAGCTCTGGCTGCCCTGCAGAAAAACGCGGCCGTGGCGGCTGCAGCGTACGGAGGTTACGCCGGCTACGCTGTGCCGCAGGCCTTCCCTGCCACGGCCTTCCAGCTGCCCATCCACGACGTCTACCAGACATACTGA